The following coding sequences are from one Verrucosispora sp. WMMD573 window:
- a CDS encoding serine hydrolase: protein MAAADLRARLDREPGTISVYAGHLGAPPAWTRYAEATHYAASTMKLAVLAALHRAAEAGQFDLDAPVEVVNRFTSARPDAPPYSCRRAYDNDEAVWDRLGGRASLRWLAERMIVRSSNLATNLVIQHVGLPAVAEVWRLAGARHSVTGRGIEDFAAREAQITNLVTAADLAALLGAVATGASRPGPVASPAGCAAMLDVLCAQQIRQDIAEGLPPGVRLAHKNGWVRGVRHGAAVVYPADAETYVLVVCTTFGDDQTDARADVDANQLVADISREVWQARHDLTTLSPAGSPAAPPPSPR from the coding sequence ATGGCCGCAGCAGACCTCCGCGCGCGGCTGGACCGGGAGCCCGGCACCATCTCGGTGTACGCGGGGCACCTCGGTGCCCCACCCGCCTGGACCCGGTACGCCGAGGCCACCCACTACGCGGCGAGCACGATGAAACTGGCCGTGCTCGCCGCGCTGCACCGCGCCGCCGAGGCCGGCCAGTTCGATCTGGACGCCCCGGTCGAGGTGGTCAACCGGTTCACCTCCGCCCGGCCGGACGCCCCGCCGTACTCCTGCCGACGGGCGTACGACAACGACGAGGCCGTGTGGGACCGCCTCGGCGGGCGGGCGTCGCTGCGCTGGCTGGCCGAACGGATGATCGTCCGCTCCAGCAACCTCGCCACCAACCTTGTCATCCAGCACGTCGGCCTGCCCGCGGTGGCCGAGGTCTGGCGGCTGGCCGGCGCCCGGCACAGCGTCACCGGGCGCGGCATCGAGGACTTCGCCGCCCGCGAGGCCCAGATCACCAACCTGGTCACCGCCGCCGATCTGGCCGCGCTGCTCGGTGCCGTCGCCACCGGCGCGAGTCGCCCCGGCCCGGTCGCCTCACCGGCCGGCTGCGCCGCCATGCTGGACGTGCTCTGCGCCCAGCAGATCCGTCAGGACATCGCCGAAGGGTTGCCGCCCGGCGTCCGGCTCGCTCACAAGAACGGCTGGGTACGCGGCGTACGGCACGGCGCGGCGGTGGTCTACCCCGCCGACGCCGAGACCTATGTGCTCGTCGTCTGCACCACATTCGGCGACGACCAGACCGACGCTCGGGCCGACGTGGACGCCAACCAGTTGGTGGCCGACATCTCCCGTGAGGTGTGGCAGGCCCGCCACGACCTCACCACGCTCAGTCCAGCAGGTTCTCCCGCAGCGCCGCCACCGTCTCCTCGGTGA